One genomic window of Diospyros lotus cultivar Yz01 chromosome 8, ASM1463336v1, whole genome shotgun sequence includes the following:
- the LOC127807766 gene encoding leucine--tRNA ligase, chloroplastic/mitochondrial, with protein MILQFQTAFQIHAPSQSPFGRRAFPFSVHRRSPPSHATAACRRRASYGSLRVYRCVSRSSVSEQLREDQEQKKRRAYPFHEIEPRWQRFWEENRTFRTPDDDLDTSKPKFYVLDMFPYPSGSGLHVGHPLGYTATDILARYKRMQGFNVLHPMGWDAFGLPAEQYAIETGTHPKFTTLKNIERFRTQLKSLGFSYDWDREISTTEPEYYKWTQWIFLQLLKRGLAYQAEVPVNWCPALGTVLANEEVVDGVSERGGHPVIRKPMRQWMLRITAYADRLLDDLDDLDWPESVKEMQRNWIGRSEGAEVEFCVVDASGQDKDIKITVYTTRPDTIFGVTYLVMAPEHSLLSSIVSEGQSKYVEEYKEVSSRKSDLERTELQKEKTGVFSGGYARNPANGEAVPIWIADYVLGSYGTGAIMAVPAHDLRDYEFALKYDIPICWVVMPDGGSSGDSERPYSGEGVSVNSSCPMSGLDITGFPSKEASSKVIDWLEKTGNGNRKVNYKLRDWLFARQRYWGEPIPVVFLKETGEGVPLPESELPLTLPELDDFTPTGTGEPPLSKAVSWVETTDPSSGKPARRETNTMPQWAGSCWYYLRFMDPENSEALVDKLKEMYWSPVDIYVGGAEHAVLHLLYSRFWHKVLYDIGVVSTKEPFKCVINQGIILGEVQYMACRDSDGNFISADSVDEFREYSQERMPEEKVMKSGDSFVLKDNPNVRLIARAHKMSKSKGNVVNPDDVVFEYGADSLRLYEMFMGPLRDSKAWNTGGIEGVHRFLGRVWRLVVGSPLPDGTFRDGVVVIDEKPSSEQLHCLHKCIDKVTEEIEGTRFNTGISAMMEFVNTAYKWDKLPSSAIEPFVLLLSPYAPHMAEELWFRLGHSNSLAYQPFPKADPACLKESTVVLPVQINGKTRGTIQVEETCTEEVAFKLASVDQKLSKYLDRRTVRKRIYVPGKILNVILEPQNAKAGFR; from the exons ATGATCTTACAGTTCCAAACCGCTTTCCAAATCCATGCCCCTTCACAGTCTCCGTTCGGCCGCCGGGCATTTCCGTTCTCCGTTCACCGGCGGTCTCCTCCGAGCCACGCAACAGCCGCCTGCCGGCGCCGAGCGTCCTATGGTTCTCTCCGAGTTTATAGATGTGTGAGTAGAAGCAGTGTGAGTGAGCAGCTGAGGGAAGATCAAGAGCAGAAGAAGAGAAGGGCGTACCCGTTCCACGAAATTGAGCCGAGGTGGCAGCGATTTTGGGAGGAGAATCGCACTTTTCGAACGCCTGACGATGATCTCGATACTTCCAAACCTAAGTTCTATGTCCTCGACATGTTCCCTTATCCCAG TGGATCTGGGCTACATGTTGGCCATCCTCTTGGATATACTGCCACAGATATTCTTGCTAGATACAAACGCATGCAGGGCTTCAATGTTCTACACCCAATGGGATGGGACGCATTTGGATTGCCTGCTGAGCAATATGCAATTGAG ACAGGTACCCACCCGAAGTTCACAACTTTGAAGAACATTGAACGATTCCGCACCCag CTAAAATCATTAGGCTTCTCATATGACTGGGATCGTGAAATTTCTACAACAGAACCAGAATATTACAAATGGACACAATGGATTTTTCTGCAGCTTTTGAAGAGAGGGCTGGCTTATCAG GCTGAAGTCCCTGTAAACTGGTGCCCTGCTCTTGGGACTGTTCTGGCAAATGAAGAGGTGGTTGATGGTGTTAGTGAGCGTGGGGGTCATCCAGTTATAAGAAAA CCAATGCGGCAGTGGATGCTCAGGATTACTGCGTATGCTGACCGTCTACTTGATGATCTAGATGATCTTGATTGGCCTGAAAGTGTAAAGGAAATGCAAAGAAACTGGATAGGAAGGTCAGAAGGTGCAGAGGTGGAGTTCTGTGTTGTTGATGCTAGTGGACAAGACAAAGACATAAAAATTACTGTTTACACGACAAGGCCAGATACCATTTTTGGAGTAAC CTATTTAGTTATGGCACCGGAGCATTCTTTGTTGTCATCCATAGTATCAGAGGGCCAAAGCAAATAC GTGGAGGAATACAAAGAGGTTTCCTCTAGGAAGAGTGACCTTGAGAGGACTGAGCTGCAGAAGGAAAAAACTGGAGTTTTTAGTGGAGGTTATGCAAGAAATCCAGCTAATGGAGAAGCTGTCCCTATTTGGATTGCAGATTATGTTTTGGGCAG CTATGGTACAGGCGCAATAATGGCTGTACCTGCACATGACTTGCGAGACTATGAGTTTGCTCTCAAATATGATATCCCAATTTGCTGGGTTGTGATGCCAGATGGTGGAAGTTCTGGTGATTCTGAAAGACCTTACTCAGGTGAAGGTGTTAGCGTTAATTCATCGTGTCCAATGTCAGGGCTGGACATCACTGGGTTCCCTAGCAAAGAGGCTTCTTCTAAAGTCATTGACTGGCTGGAGAAGACTGGAAATGGCAACAGAAAG GTGAACTACAAGTTGCGGGACTGGCTTTTTGCTCGGCAACGCTATTGGGGGGAACCCATCCCGGTTGTTTTCCTGAAGGAAACTGGTGAGGGTGTTCCGCTTCCTGAAAGTGAGCTTCCTCTTACCCTTCCTGAGTTGGATGATTTCACTCCCACTGGCACAGGGGAACCACCACTTTCTAAAGCAGTTTCTTGG GTTGAGACTACTGATCCTTCATCTGGAAAACCTGCTAGACGTGAAACAAATACCATGCCACAATGGGCTGGTTCATGCTG GTATTATTTGAGATTTATGGACCCAGAAAATTCTGAAGCATTGGTTGATAAGTTGAAAGAGAT GTATTGGAGCCCAGTTGATATATATGTTGGCGGTGCTGAACATGCTGTTCTTCACTTGCTCTATTCCAGGTTCTGGCACAAG GTTCTTTATGACATCGGAGTGGTATCAACCAAAGAACCCTTTAAATGCGTCATAAACCAGGGAATCATTCTAGGAGAA GTTCAATATATGGCATGCAGAGATTCAGATGGCAATTTCATATCTGCAGACTCTGTTGATGAGTTCAGAGAGTATAGTCAAGAAAGAATGCCAGAGGAAAAA GTAATGAAATCTGGAGATTCTTTTGTGCTAAAAGACAATCCCAATGTTCGCTTGATTGCTCGGGCTCATAAAATGAGTAAAAGTAAGGGAAATGTCGTCAATCCTGATGATGTTGTCTTTGAGTATGGTGCAGATTCTCTTCGCTTATATGAGATGTTCATGGGACCACTAAG GGATTCAAAAGCATGGAATACTGGTGGTATTGAAGGTGTTCATCGATTTTTGGGGAGAGTTTGGAGATTGGTAGTTGGTTCACCTTTACCTGATGGTACATTTAGAGATGGAGTGGTGGTAATTGATGAGAAGCCTTCTTCAGAACAACTACATTGTCTTCATAAATGCATTGATAAG GTTACTGAAGAGATTGAAGGGACACGGTTCAACACTGGAATTTCAGCAATGATGGAGTTTGTCAATACAGCATATAAG TGGGATAAGCTTCCAAGCTCAGCCATTGAACCTTTTGTCTTACTGCTTTCGCCATATGCTCCTCATATGGCTGAGGAGCTTTGGTTCCGTTTGGGACACTCAAATTCATTGGCATATCAGCCTTTTCCGAag GCAGACCCAGCTTGCCTGAAGGAGTCCACAGTGGTGCTACCAGTTCAAATCAATGGGAAGACAAGGGGTACCATACAGGTCGAAGAAACATGTACAGAAGAAGTTGCTTTCAAACTCGCTTCAGTTGACCAGAAACTCTCCAAGTACCTGGACAGGAGAACTGTCAGAAAGAGAATTTATGTACCTGGTAAAATTTTGAATGTTATATTAGAGCCACAAAACGCCAAGGCAGGCTTCCGGTAA
- the LOC127808755 gene encoding calcium permeable stress-gated cation channel 1 isoform X9, with translation MAYVFTLWTCYVLQKEYEIVASMRLHFLASARRRPDQFTVIVRNVPPDPDESVSELVEHFFLVNHPDHYLTHQVLYNANKVAKLVKEKKKKQNWLDYYHLKYSRNQSKRPVMKTGFLGLCGDKVDAINFHTSEIERLSKEIAEERERIRNNPNYIMPAAFVSFKTRWGAAVCAQTQQSRDPTKWLTDWAPEPRDVYWQNLAIPYVSLTIRRLIIGVAFFFLTFFFMIPVTFVQTLANIEGIEKELPFLKSILETHFIKSFIQGFLPGIALKIFLIILPTILMFMSKFEGLISVSSLERRSASRYYMFNLVNVFLGSIITGTALDQLNTFIHQSANDIPKIIGVAIPMKATFFITYIMVDGWAGVAGEILRLKPLIFYHLKNFFLVKTDTDREEAMDPGSLGFNTGEPRIQLYFLLGLVYAVVTPLLLPFILIFFSLAYVVFRHQIINVYNQEYESAAAYWPDVHGRVIAALVVSQLLLMGLLSTKEAAQATPFLISLPVLTIWFQRYCKGRYEPAFIRYPIQEATMKDTVERAREPSLDLKGYLQNAYVHPVFKEDDDADGGEDGSTLVPTKRQSRRSTPMGSRVSTNSSAASFSSKAKVVQEHPDP, from the exons ATGGCTTATGTCTTCACTCTTTGGACATGCTATGTATTGCAAAAGGAGTATGAAATAGTTGCATCAATGCGCTTGCATTTTCTTGCATCAGCAAGGCGCCGTCCTGATCAATTCACT GTCATTGTTAGAAATGTGCCTCCAGACCCTGATGAATCGGTCAGTGAGCTTGTTGAGCACTTTTTCCTTGTCAACCACCCAGATCACTATCTTACCCATCAG GTTTTGTACAATGCCaacaaagtagcaaaacttgtcaaggagaagaaaaagaagcagaaCTGGCTTGACTATTATCATCTGAAATATTCTAGAAATCAATCAAAAAGGCCTGTCATGAAG ACAGGTTTCCTTGGACTCTGTGGGGATAAGGTGGATGCTATCAATTTTCACACATCTGAAATTGAGAGATTGTCAAAAGAG ATAGCTGAAGAGCGAGAAAGAATCAGAAACAATCCAAACTACATCATGCCAGCAGCATTTGTCTCCTTCAAAACTCGATGGGGTGCTGCCGTGTGCGCACAAACACAACAATCCAGGGATCCAACTAAATGGTTGACAGACTGGGCCCCGGAGCCGCGTGATGTATATTGGCAGAACCTGGCTATTCCTTATGTTTCACTGACAATTAGAAGGCTTATAATTGGTGTTGCCTTCTTTTTCCTCACATTCTTCTTCATGATCCCAGTTACTTTTGTACAAACTCTTGCAAACATCGAGGGTATTGAGAAGGAATTACCATTTCTAAAGTCCATCTTAGAAAC ACATTTCATAAAGTCGTTCATCCAAGGTTTTCTACCTGGGATTGCCTTGAAGATTTTCCTCATCATCCTGCCAACGATATTGATGTTCATGTCTAAATTTGAAGGCTTAATAAGTGTATCATCCTTAGAACGGAGATCTGCCTCTAGGTATTATATGTTCAACTTAGTCAATGTATTCCTTGGGAGCATAATCACAGGGACTGCATTGGACCAATTAAACACTTTCATTCATCAGTCGGCAAATGA TATCCCTAAAATCATTGGTGTTGCAATTCCAATGAAAGCAACTTTCTTCATAACCTATATAATGGTTGATGGATGGGCTGGTGTTGCGGGAGAGATTTTAAGGTTGAAGCCACTGATTTTCTATCATTTGAAGAATTTTTTCTTGGTGAAGACTGATACAGATAGAGAGGAAGCAATGGATCCGGGAAGTCTGGGTTTCAATACGGGCGAACCTCGAATACAACTCTATTTTCTACTAGGCCTTGTTTATGCTGTGGTGACACCACTTCTACTTCCTTTCATATTGATTTTCTTCAGCCTGGCATATGTCGTATTCCGCCATCAG ATCATTAATGTCTATAACCAAGAGTATGAAAGTGCTGCAGCTTATTGGCCTGATGTCCATGGGCGTGTAATTGCTGCATTGGTTGTCTCACAGCTGCTTCTAATGGGATTATTGAGTACAAAAGAAGCTGCTCAGGCAACACCATTTCTTATTTCTCTTCCTGTACTCACCATATGGTTTCAGCGATACTGCAAAGGCCGTTATGAGCCTGCATTTATCAGATATCCGATACAG GAAGCGACGATGAAAGATACAGTGGAGCGTGCCCGAGAACCAAGCCTTGACTTGAAGGGCTACCTTCAAAACGCTTATGTCCATCCTGTCTTTAAAGAGGACGACGATGCAGATGGCGGGGAAGATGGCAGTACTTTAGTCCCCACAAAGCGACAGTCGCGCAGAAGCACACCGATGGGCAGCAGAGTCAGCACCAACTCCTCAGCAGCATCCTTCTCGTCCAAGGCCAAGGTTGTTCAAGAACATCCAGACCCTTAA
- the LOC127808755 gene encoding calcium permeable stress-gated cation channel 1 isoform X6 has translation MDVALFWGEPRLKIFVPITCLALIILVPVNWTNSTLELAKVNYSNIDKLSISNIPNRSQRFWAHILMAYVFTLWTCYVLQKEYEIVASMRLHFLASARRRPDQFTVIVRNVPPDPDESVSELVEHFFLVNHPDHYLTHQVLYNANKVAKLVKEKKKKQNWLDYYHLKYSRNQSKRPVMKTGFLGLCGDKVDAINFHTSEIERLSKEIAEERERIRNNPNYIMPAAFVSFKTRWGAAVCAQTQQSRDPTKWLTDWAPEPRDVYWQNLAIPYVSLTIRRLIIGVAFFFLTFFFMIPVTFVQTLANIEGIEKELPFLKSILETHFIKSFIQGFLPGIALKIFLIILPTILMFMSKFEGLISVSSLERRSASRYYMFNLVNVFLGSIITGTALDQLNTFIHQSANDIPKIIGVAIPMKATFFITYIMVDGWAGVAGEILRLKPLIFYHLKNFFLVKTDTDREEAMDPGSLGFNTGEPRIQLYFLLGLVYAVVTPLLLPFILIFFSLAYVVFRHQIINVYNQEYESAAAYWPDVHGRVIAALVVSQLLLMGLLSTKEAAQATPFLISLPVLTIWFQRYCKGRYEPAFIRYPIQEATMKDTVERAREPSLDLKGYLQNAYVHPVFKEDDDADGGEDGSTLVPTKRQSRRSTPMGSRVSTNSSAASFSSKAKVVQEHPDP, from the exons GCTTAAAATATTTGTTCCTATAACATGTCTCGCATTGATTATCCTGGTACCAGTTAACTGGACAAATAGCACTTTGGAGCTAGCAAAAGTAAATTACAGCAATATTGATAAGCTCTCGATATCAAACATTCCCAATCGATCACAAAG ATTTTGGGCTCATATATTGATGGCTTATGTCTTCACTCTTTGGACATGCTATGTATTGCAAAAGGAGTATGAAATAGTTGCATCAATGCGCTTGCATTTTCTTGCATCAGCAAGGCGCCGTCCTGATCAATTCACT GTCATTGTTAGAAATGTGCCTCCAGACCCTGATGAATCGGTCAGTGAGCTTGTTGAGCACTTTTTCCTTGTCAACCACCCAGATCACTATCTTACCCATCAG GTTTTGTACAATGCCaacaaagtagcaaaacttgtcaaggagaagaaaaagaagcagaaCTGGCTTGACTATTATCATCTGAAATATTCTAGAAATCAATCAAAAAGGCCTGTCATGAAG ACAGGTTTCCTTGGACTCTGTGGGGATAAGGTGGATGCTATCAATTTTCACACATCTGAAATTGAGAGATTGTCAAAAGAG ATAGCTGAAGAGCGAGAAAGAATCAGAAACAATCCAAACTACATCATGCCAGCAGCATTTGTCTCCTTCAAAACTCGATGGGGTGCTGCCGTGTGCGCACAAACACAACAATCCAGGGATCCAACTAAATGGTTGACAGACTGGGCCCCGGAGCCGCGTGATGTATATTGGCAGAACCTGGCTATTCCTTATGTTTCACTGACAATTAGAAGGCTTATAATTGGTGTTGCCTTCTTTTTCCTCACATTCTTCTTCATGATCCCAGTTACTTTTGTACAAACTCTTGCAAACATCGAGGGTATTGAGAAGGAATTACCATTTCTAAAGTCCATCTTAGAAAC ACATTTCATAAAGTCGTTCATCCAAGGTTTTCTACCTGGGATTGCCTTGAAGATTTTCCTCATCATCCTGCCAACGATATTGATGTTCATGTCTAAATTTGAAGGCTTAATAAGTGTATCATCCTTAGAACGGAGATCTGCCTCTAGGTATTATATGTTCAACTTAGTCAATGTATTCCTTGGGAGCATAATCACAGGGACTGCATTGGACCAATTAAACACTTTCATTCATCAGTCGGCAAATGA TATCCCTAAAATCATTGGTGTTGCAATTCCAATGAAAGCAACTTTCTTCATAACCTATATAATGGTTGATGGATGGGCTGGTGTTGCGGGAGAGATTTTAAGGTTGAAGCCACTGATTTTCTATCATTTGAAGAATTTTTTCTTGGTGAAGACTGATACAGATAGAGAGGAAGCAATGGATCCGGGAAGTCTGGGTTTCAATACGGGCGAACCTCGAATACAACTCTATTTTCTACTAGGCCTTGTTTATGCTGTGGTGACACCACTTCTACTTCCTTTCATATTGATTTTCTTCAGCCTGGCATATGTCGTATTCCGCCATCAG ATCATTAATGTCTATAACCAAGAGTATGAAAGTGCTGCAGCTTATTGGCCTGATGTCCATGGGCGTGTAATTGCTGCATTGGTTGTCTCACAGCTGCTTCTAATGGGATTATTGAGTACAAAAGAAGCTGCTCAGGCAACACCATTTCTTATTTCTCTTCCTGTACTCACCATATGGTTTCAGCGATACTGCAAAGGCCGTTATGAGCCTGCATTTATCAGATATCCGATACAG GAAGCGACGATGAAAGATACAGTGGAGCGTGCCCGAGAACCAAGCCTTGACTTGAAGGGCTACCTTCAAAACGCTTATGTCCATCCTGTCTTTAAAGAGGACGACGATGCAGATGGCGGGGAAGATGGCAGTACTTTAGTCCCCACAAAGCGACAGTCGCGCAGAAGCACACCGATGGGCAGCAGAGTCAGCACCAACTCCTCAGCAGCATCCTTCTCGTCCAAGGCCAAGGTTGTTCAAGAACATCCAGACCCTTAA